In Kordia antarctica, the following proteins share a genomic window:
- a CDS encoding GNAT family N-acetyltransferase: MTTYNIRFATEEDIPQIIELCAAHAEFEQASYDATGKAEELKKHLFIAKNDVKCLVVEMNKELVGYATFIKQFSTWDANFYVYLDCLFMNEKARNLGIGLQLMEEIKAYAKNEECSVIQWQTPNFNVNAIRFYKRLGATSKSKERFSWNV; the protein is encoded by the coding sequence ATGACTACGTACAACATTCGATTTGCTACCGAAGAAGATATTCCACAAATCATAGAATTATGTGCGGCTCATGCCGAATTTGAGCAAGCAAGTTATGATGCAACTGGAAAAGCTGAAGAACTAAAAAAGCATTTATTTATCGCCAAAAATGACGTAAAATGTCTTGTTGTAGAAATGAATAAAGAACTTGTAGGGTATGCAACATTCATAAAACAGTTTTCCACTTGGGATGCGAATTTCTATGTGTATTTGGATTGTTTATTCATGAATGAAAAAGCTAGAAATCTAGGTATAGGTTTGCAATTGATGGAAGAAATAAAAGCGTATGCTAAAAATGAAGAATGTTCCGTAATTCAATGGCAAACACCAAATTTTAACGTCAACGCGATTCGGTTTTACAAAAGATTAGGCGCAACTTCTAAAAGTAAAGAACGCTTTAGTTGGAACGTTTAA
- a CDS encoding rhodanese-like domain-containing protein, which translates to MKDQIAFYENKLAYEIDPSDLYEALQKDVNIVAVDARQDFGFESEHIPTAINLPHRLMTEESTKHLDKSKTYVCYCDGIGCNASTKGALKMTKLGFKVKELMGGIEWWKFDGYATEGTKPTKGSIFECAC; encoded by the coding sequence ATGAAAGATCAAATTGCATTTTACGAAAACAAATTAGCCTATGAAATAGATCCATCCGATTTGTATGAAGCACTTCAAAAAGATGTCAACATAGTAGCTGTAGACGCAAGACAAGACTTTGGTTTTGAGAGCGAACACATTCCGACAGCAATAAATTTACCACATCGATTAATGACTGAAGAAAGCACCAAACACTTAGACAAATCTAAAACCTACGTTTGTTATTGTGATGGAATTGGTTGTAATGCTTCTACAAAAGGTGCGTTAAAAATGACGAAATTGGGTTTTAAAGTAAAAGAACTCATGGGCGGAATTGAATGGTGGAAATTTGACGGATACGCAACCGAAGGAACAAAACCAACTAAAGGTTCTATCTTTGAATGTGCTTGTTAA
- a CDS encoding ArsR/SmtB family transcription factor has product MNLLKINKVLANQTRLDILKWLKNPEKNFPPHQDIKHFDFGVCVNNIRDKSGLSQSTISLYMSTMENVKLVILTRVGKWSYYKRNEETIANYLAEISKQLI; this is encoded by the coding sequence ATGAATCTTTTGAAGATAAATAAAGTTTTGGCAAACCAAACACGATTGGATATTTTGAAATGGTTGAAAAACCCTGAAAAAAATTTCCCGCCACATCAAGATATAAAACATTTTGATTTTGGTGTTTGTGTGAATAATATTCGAGATAAATCTGGACTTTCTCAATCAACAATTTCACTCTATATGAGCACAATGGAAAATGTAAAGTTGGTTATTTTAACACGTGTTGGAAAATGGTCTTACTATAAAAGAAACGAAGAAACTATTGCAAATTATCTTGCTGAAATAAGCAAACAACTTATCTAA
- a CDS encoding FAD-linked oxidase, producing the protein MATTKSHPKKSWDTLHNNGPFDLKTLHVTELAGSTHMFSKYDRYNDVALEIQRLIREAAGRNEGFRAYGSAWSLSHIAHQKDNMHYNGFMSIHIPIPQELTHEDSNYANENLFFFQCGNTIKRVSEVLGSHGKSLKTTGASNGQTIAGCMSTGVHGSALNVGAVQDYVVGINLIVGDKPTDIVYLERHTKPALNDDFAKKINAKVIRNDHLFNAALVGLGAFGFIHGVVIEAEDRFLLKRYVKKIKKETALKLADTMDFENSSFKIDGEVDENGKPNRPYHYKVFINPYTDESEYVIEIMYKKPYKVPYPDPFPVIKTSLYKDLIYLLIKVSEKFPKSIPWFIKKLQKTILPEVNEETLGTLYETFWDAPYQGPAFACSVGIHHKNSSKAYKVLEEMTKNEGPIPGIFAMRFVKQTQATLGFTKFPITCMLEIDGVLWEKSKKIMSLTEYGTRMIEVLQENNIPFTIHWGKNSNWKFPNLVNHMFGDKVTEWKSYRNGLLSTEMQRVFSNGFLEDTDLDTPNETSEEDLIVSL; encoded by the coding sequence ATGGCAACTACAAAATCTCACCCAAAAAAATCTTGGGACACGTTACATAACAACGGACCATTTGATTTGAAAACATTACACGTTACAGAGCTAGCAGGTTCTACACATATGTTTTCAAAATATGATCGTTACAATGATGTTGCGTTGGAAATTCAACGATTAATTCGGGAAGCGGCAGGCAGAAATGAAGGATTTAGAGCGTACGGTTCAGCTTGGTCATTATCGCACATTGCGCATCAAAAAGACAATATGCATTACAATGGTTTCATGAGTATTCACATTCCAATTCCACAAGAATTGACACATGAAGATTCAAATTATGCCAACGAAAATTTGTTCTTTTTTCAATGCGGAAATACTATCAAGCGAGTTTCTGAAGTATTAGGTTCGCATGGAAAGTCATTAAAAACTACAGGTGCAAGTAACGGACAAACGATTGCAGGTTGCATGTCAACAGGAGTTCACGGTTCGGCGTTAAATGTTGGTGCTGTGCAAGATTATGTTGTTGGAATTAATTTGATTGTAGGCGATAAACCAACCGATATTGTCTATCTAGAAAGACACACAAAACCTGCCTTAAATGATGATTTTGCCAAAAAAATAAACGCGAAAGTGATTCGTAATGATCATTTATTCAATGCTGCTTTGGTCGGATTGGGTGCATTTGGATTTATTCACGGCGTTGTCATTGAAGCAGAAGATCGTTTTCTATTAAAAAGATATGTCAAAAAAATAAAGAAAGAAACTGCGTTGAAATTGGCAGATACAATGGATTTTGAAAATTCTTCCTTCAAAATTGACGGTGAAGTTGATGAAAATGGCAAACCAAATCGTCCGTATCATTACAAAGTATTCATCAATCCGTATACTGATGAAAGCGAATATGTGATTGAGATTATGTATAAAAAACCATACAAAGTTCCGTATCCTGATCCGTTTCCAGTCATCAAAACATCACTTTATAAAGATTTAATTTATCTGTTGATAAAAGTTTCCGAGAAGTTTCCAAAAAGCATTCCGTGGTTTATTAAAAAATTACAAAAAACCATTCTTCCTGAAGTAAATGAAGAAACATTAGGAACATTATATGAAACCTTTTGGGACGCACCATATCAAGGTCCAGCGTTTGCATGTTCGGTAGGAATTCATCATAAAAATTCATCAAAAGCGTATAAAGTATTGGAAGAAATGACAAAAAATGAAGGTCCAATTCCAGGGATTTTTGCAATGCGATTTGTCAAACAAACCCAAGCCACGTTAGGTTTTACCAAGTTTCCAATAACGTGTATGTTAGAGATTGATGGTGTTTTATGGGAGAAATCGAAAAAAATTATGAGTTTGACCGAATACGGCACACGAATGATTGAAGTTTTGCAAGAAAACAATATTCCGTTTACAATTCATTGGGGAAAAAATTCGAATTGGAAGTTTCCAAATCTAGTAAATCATATGTTTGGTGATAAAGTAACCGAATGGAAAAGCTATCGCAATGGATTGTTATCAACGGAAATGCAACGTGTATTTTCTAATGGTTTCTTGGAAGATACTGATTTAGATACACCAAATGAAACGAGTGAAGAAGATTTAATTGTCTCGTTATAA
- a CDS encoding DNA/RNA non-specific endonuclease, which translates to MSYLTDFFETHQVKTPTIHAEEVAKFTAAILEVSDYYLPYQNYSVLQNPFRKFPYYSAVNVDGTCFHKIKRDTIFEGSERWEKDARIPEEAQWGKALYNAKTYDFDKGHMAKREDVQWGNDVEAARLAAKSTFYYTNAIPQVSKLNRGVWKSIENYILHHEAVKNSMKICLFSGPAFREDDPEFLKTVNDEVVRLPYLFWKVVYYVKDNVLHRAGFLTSQKRILQKKRIVKPVSRSEGVRSADFNSFKDAETYQVDVSFIEKISQLTFEAAAETFQNNEPEKIILSRVNVRSSSNESVQLEEIVSNMNLKL; encoded by the coding sequence TTGAGTTATTTAACTGATTTTTTTGAAACGCACCAAGTGAAAACGCCAACGATTCACGCGGAAGAAGTAGCCAAATTTACTGCCGCAATATTGGAAGTGTCAGATTATTATTTGCCATATCAGAATTACAGTGTTTTGCAAAATCCGTTTCGAAAATTCCCTTACTATTCAGCCGTTAACGTAGATGGAACTTGTTTTCATAAAATAAAAAGAGATACAATTTTTGAAGGAAGCGAACGCTGGGAAAAAGATGCGCGAATTCCTGAAGAAGCACAATGGGGAAAAGCATTGTACAATGCTAAAACGTATGATTTTGACAAAGGTCATATGGCAAAACGAGAAGATGTACAATGGGGAAACGATGTTGAAGCAGCACGATTGGCGGCAAAATCAACATTTTACTACACAAATGCAATTCCGCAAGTAAGCAAACTAAATAGAGGTGTTTGGAAAAGCATCGAGAATTATATTTTGCATCATGAAGCTGTAAAAAATAGCATGAAAATTTGCTTGTTCAGCGGTCCAGCTTTTAGAGAAGATGATCCTGAATTTTTAAAAACGGTAAATGATGAAGTGGTACGATTGCCGTATCTTTTTTGGAAAGTTGTATATTATGTGAAAGATAATGTATTGCATAGAGCAGGTTTTTTAACAAGTCAAAAACGAATATTGCAAAAAAAGCGAATTGTAAAACCTGTAAGTCGTTCCGAAGGTGTTCGAAGTGCAGATTTTAATTCGTTTAAAGATGCAGAAACGTATCAAGTAGATGTTTCATTCATTGAAAAAATAAGTCAGTTGACATTTGAAGCTGCGGCTGAAACGTTTCAGAATAATGAGCCAGAAAAGATTATTCTTTCTCGTGTAAACGTTCGAAGTAGTAGCAATGAAAGTGTACAACTTGAAGAAATAGTATCAAATATGAACTTAAAATTATAA
- a CDS encoding CHAT domain-containing protein — MEENAIREVLGGSDQKKLFVFESRGAVTKDLLIDHLLKIKPNILHISGHGNSDEQLLLEDVEGYKAEVSIQKLSDLLSGFLDHIDCVFLNTCHSLSGIDDFNKKIPYVIGMNTEIPDDVAIDFSKNFYNVLFNGRTIKDAFKISLATIALTDTGDENIPKLIVNSAAVKEDEERRHGEEIDVLTSTIISEEEIEVAKSGYTKSVSFYYRLIYVAIALSLGLVIFLFMSNDQDIASSMLGLIPGAFSSYPFLEIQKKKNRITLITLFELKRKRLLKALSQLSDNERKDLNEEFMRLIVI; from the coding sequence GTGGAAGAAAACGCGATCCGTGAAGTTTTGGGCGGAAGCGATCAAAAGAAATTGTTTGTATTTGAATCGAGAGGCGCAGTAACGAAAGACCTTTTAATAGATCATTTACTCAAAATTAAACCTAATATTCTGCACATTTCGGGACATGGAAACTCGGACGAACAATTATTGTTGGAAGATGTAGAAGGTTACAAAGCAGAAGTTTCTATTCAAAAACTATCCGATTTACTGTCAGGTTTTTTAGATCATATCGATTGTGTTTTTCTAAATACATGTCACAGTTTGTCTGGAATTGATGATTTCAATAAAAAAATTCCATATGTCATCGGAATGAATACTGAAATTCCTGATGATGTTGCGATTGATTTTTCTAAGAATTTTTACAATGTGTTATTTAATGGAAGAACGATAAAAGATGCGTTTAAAATTTCATTGGCTACAATTGCATTGACAGATACAGGCGATGAAAACATTCCGAAATTAATTGTGAATTCAGCCGCCGTAAAAGAAGATGAAGAAAGACGTCATGGAGAAGAAATTGATGTGTTGACAAGTACTATTATCTCGGAAGAAGAAATAGAAGTCGCGAAAAGCGGGTATACAAAAAGTGTCAGTTTTTATTATAGATTGATTTATGTTGCGATTGCTTTAAGCTTAGGATTGGTTATTTTCTTATTTATGAGTAACGATCAAGATATTGCTTCTTCCATGTTAGGACTGATTCCAGGAGCGTTTAGTAGTTATCCATTTTTAGAAATTCAGAAGAAGAAAAACAGAATTACATTGATTACATTATTTGAGTTGAAACGAAAACGTTTGCTAAAAGCGTTGTCACAACTCTCCGATAATGAGCGCAAAGACTTGAATGAAGAATTCATGCGATTAATCGTAATATAA
- a CDS encoding GNAT family N-acetyltransferase has protein sequence MKNTNLKSNRITLRLIKPSDLAAIHLLHSLPKVDEFNTLGIPENIQETQAVIQSWIAEHELDEIKNYTFAIEHIQTKEFIGLFGLKLWNKKNRRGEVWYKIHPDYWRKGFATESVNLVLDFGFETLNLHRIQAGCAVDNIGSIKVLEKVGMIREGRGRQTLPLKNGWSDNFEYSILETDERKK, from the coding sequence ATGAAAAACACCAACCTAAAATCCAATAGAATTACTTTAAGATTAATAAAACCATCAGACTTAGCAGCAATTCATTTACTGCATTCGTTGCCCAAAGTTGATGAGTTTAATACCTTGGGAATTCCAGAGAATATTCAGGAAACACAAGCCGTTATTCAGTCTTGGATTGCCGAACATGAATTGGATGAGATTAAAAATTATACGTTTGCCATCGAACACATTCAAACGAAAGAATTTATTGGACTCTTTGGTTTAAAACTTTGGAATAAAAAAAACCGAAGAGGAGAAGTTTGGTATAAAATCCATCCCGATTATTGGCGCAAAGGATTCGCAACCGAATCAGTAAATTTGGTATTAGATTTCGGATTTGAAACCCTTAATTTACACCGAATTCAAGCAGGTTGTGCTGTTGACAATATTGGTTCAATTAAAGTGCTGGAAAAAGTTGGAATGATTCGCGAAGGACGCGGAAGACAAACATTGCCTTTAAAAAATGGTTGGTCAGATAATTTTGAATATTCTATTTTGGAAACTGATGAACGGAAGAAGTGA
- a CDS encoding DNA cytosine methyltransferase: MKKPLTYISLFSSAGVGCYGFKLNGFECIATNELLTKRLKIQTYNNKCKYETGYIDGDISNSNVKEKLFAELKFWQNKHKIKEPDVLISTPPCQGMSVANHKKNNEKSRNSLVIESIKVTQEILPKFFIYENVRAFLNTICTDIDGVDKPIKEAIKYNLGGHYNILSKIVNFKEYGSNSSRTRTLVIGIRKDIQNVSPFDIFPKKQKETSLRQLIGDLPVLEEMGEISEDIFHAYREFDKRMLPWIENLEEGQSAFEQTEELRIPHRIIDGKLVPNKSKNGDKYARWYWDKVGPCVHTRNDILSSQNTVHPRDNRVFSIRELMRMMSIPESFEWSNIKTQDLNERTVLEKKLFLKKEELNIRHCLGEAVPTGVFKSIASNIKNFYKKEKISGSEINKLVIENELSITDNLINFIKENFSKLSLENIFLIAEFSNSERQNTSAYFTRKDIAFTVIKDLPELKKKKKIRILEPSVGVGNFIPQLIEKYKDKEEIVIDVCDIDSNSLKVLKTILEKIKVPKNFKINLKNIDFLLWNTKIKYDLVVGNPPYKKLTKNKELLERYKFGIQNTDTNNLFSFFIEKSIRLGNYISLIVPKSLLNSPEFNKTRELINSYNLEKICDYGEKAFKGVKIETVSFLVNTIDKEKSDIIKIESYINKKYTLKSKKYILSNDFPYWLIYRSDTFDEIASKMKLDIFQSFRDRQITKSLTKNNGEIRVLKARNIGNNEIKDLENYDCYVDHLENLAVSKYINENDVVMVPNLTYYPRATFLPKNTIVDGSVALLTLKNGSRLPTEKDLEFYSTKEFENYYRVARNHGTRSLNIDNNSVFFFGLLKELTE; encoded by the coding sequence ATGAAAAAACCATTAACATATATTAGCCTTTTCAGTAGTGCAGGTGTTGGTTGCTATGGCTTTAAACTAAATGGGTTTGAATGTATTGCTACGAATGAACTCTTAACTAAAAGACTTAAAATACAGACTTATAATAATAAATGTAAATACGAAACTGGATACATTGATGGAGATATTTCTAATTCAAATGTTAAGGAAAAACTTTTTGCAGAATTAAAATTTTGGCAAAATAAGCACAAAATAAAAGAGCCTGATGTTCTGATTTCAACGCCGCCTTGCCAAGGAATGTCAGTTGCAAATCACAAGAAAAATAATGAAAAATCAAGGAATTCATTAGTAATTGAATCTATAAAAGTAACACAAGAAATACTTCCTAAATTCTTTATTTATGAAAACGTAAGGGCATTTCTAAATACTATTTGTACGGATATTGATGGTGTTGATAAACCAATTAAAGAGGCAATAAAATATAATCTTGGTGGACACTATAATATTCTTTCAAAAATTGTAAACTTTAAAGAATATGGTTCAAATTCTAGCAGAACAAGAACATTGGTAATTGGAATTAGAAAAGATATTCAAAACGTTTCTCCTTTTGATATTTTTCCTAAAAAACAAAAAGAAACATCTTTACGACAACTTATTGGAGATTTACCAGTGTTGGAAGAAATGGGTGAAATTTCCGAAGATATTTTTCACGCTTATCGTGAATTTGATAAAAGAATGCTTCCTTGGATTGAGAATTTAGAAGAAGGCCAATCTGCTTTTGAACAAACTGAAGAGTTAAGAATTCCACATAGAATTATTGATGGGAAATTAGTTCCTAATAAAAGTAAAAACGGAGATAAATATGCTAGATGGTATTGGGACAAAGTTGGTCCTTGTGTTCACACAAGAAATGATATTTTATCAAGTCAAAATACAGTTCATCCAAGAGATAATCGAGTTTTTTCGATAAGAGAATTGATGCGAATGATGTCAATTCCAGAAAGTTTTGAATGGTCTAATATCAAAACTCAAGATTTAAACGAAAGAACAGTATTAGAAAAAAAGCTTTTTCTTAAAAAAGAAGAATTAAATATTAGACATTGTTTAGGTGAAGCTGTTCCAACAGGTGTTTTTAAAAGTATAGCTTCTAATATTAAGAATTTCTATAAAAAAGAAAAAATATCAGGTTCTGAAATTAACAAACTTGTTATAGAAAACGAATTAAGCATTACTGATAATTTAATAAATTTCATCAAAGAAAACTTCAGTAAATTATCATTAGAAAATATCTTTTTAATTGCGGAATTTTCAAATTCTGAAAGACAAAATACGTCTGCATATTTTACAAGAAAAGATATTGCTTTTACAGTAATTAAGGATTTGCCAGAACTAAAAAAGAAAAAGAAAATTAGAATTTTAGAACCATCTGTTGGTGTTGGTAATTTTATTCCTCAATTAATTGAAAAATATAAAGACAAAGAAGAAATTGTAATTGATGTTTGTGATATTGATAGCAACTCTTTAAAAGTGTTAAAAACTATTTTAGAAAAGATTAAAGTTCCGAAAAACTTCAAAATTAATCTGAAAAATATAGATTTTTTACTTTGGAATACTAAAATAAAATACGATTTAGTAGTTGGAAATCCTCCATACAAAAAGTTGACAAAAAATAAAGAACTTCTTGAAAGATACAAGTTCGGTATACAAAATACAGACACTAATAACTTGTTTTCTTTTTTTATTGAAAAATCAATAAGACTAGGTAATTATATTTCATTAATCGTTCCTAAAAGCTTATTAAATTCTCCCGAGTTTAATAAAACTAGAGAACTGATAAACAGCTATAATCTAGAAAAGATTTGTGATTATGGAGAAAAAGCTTTTAAAGGTGTAAAAATTGAAACTGTTAGCTTTTTAGTTAACACAATAGATAAAGAGAAAAGCGATATTATTAAAATTGAAAGTTATATAAATAAAAAATATACTCTAAAAAGTAAAAAATATATTTTATCTAATGATTTTCCATATTGGTTAATTTATAGAAGTGATACGTTTGATGAAATTGCTTCAAAAATGAAACTTGATATATTTCAAAGTTTTAGAGACAGACAAATAACCAAATCTTTAACTAAAAATAATGGAGAGATAAGAGTTTTAAAAGCTAGAAATATCGGAAACAATGAAATTAAAGACTTAGAAAACTATGACTGCTATGTTGATCATTTGGAAAACTTGGCGGTTTCGAAATACATCAATGAGAATGATGTTGTAATGGTGCCTAATTTAACTTATTATCCAAGAGCAACATTCTTACCGAAAAATACAATTGTTGATGGTTCAGTTGCTTTACTAACGTTGAAAAACGGAAGTAGATTGCCAACTGAAAAGGATTTGGAGTTTTATAGTACAAAAGAGTTCGAAAATTATTATCGAGTAGCAAGAAATCACGGAACACGTTCTTTGAATATTGACAATAATTCCGTATTTTTCTTCGGACTTTTAAAAGAATTAACTGAATGA
- a CDS encoding helix-turn-helix domain-containing protein: MASFGHFIKREREKREWTQTDFGAKVGINSSAISRMENGTQKFSISKLKKLSEIFQIDTQLVNDLFFADKFAREANKYKCSDSVFSVAEDTSNYLKNINATQGKLEL; this comes from the coding sequence ATGGCAAGTTTTGGACATTTTATTAAAAGAGAAAGAGAAAAAAGAGAGTGGACACAGACTGATTTTGGTGCTAAAGTCGGAATAAATTCAAGTGCAATTAGTCGAATGGAAAATGGCACACAAAAATTTAGTATATCCAAATTAAAAAAACTCTCTGAAATTTTTCAAATTGATACTCAACTAGTGAATGATTTATTTTTTGCGGACAAATTCGCAAGAGAAGCAAACAAATATAAATGCTCTGATTCTGTATTCTCTGTAGCAGAAGACACTTCAAATTATTTAAAAAATATAAACGCAACACAAGGAAAACTTGAATTATGA
- a CDS encoding YdeI/OmpD-associated family protein, giving the protein MSEREELYFKNTTEWREWLLENHDSSTGIYLIFYKVSSETESMRWEEAVKEALCFGWIDSTVKKLDDERRRQYFCQRNPKSVWSKLNKTYIVELIAENKMHESGSQKMITAMKDGSWTALDNVENLIVPNDLQRAFDNNPKAFENYQNFSPSYRKSYLYWLNQAKREATREKRIAEIIRLCGENVKSRGNW; this is encoded by the coding sequence ATGTCTGAAAGAGAAGAATTATACTTTAAAAACACTACAGAATGGCGAGAATGGTTGCTTGAAAATCATGATTCGTCCACAGGAATTTACCTTATATTTTACAAGGTAAGTTCTGAAACAGAAAGTATGCGTTGGGAAGAAGCCGTAAAAGAAGCCTTGTGTTTTGGTTGGATTGATAGCACAGTTAAAAAATTGGACGACGAACGCAGGCGACAATATTTTTGTCAGCGCAACCCAAAAAGTGTCTGGAGCAAACTGAATAAAACCTATATTGTAGAACTCATTGCAGAAAACAAAATGCACGAAAGCGGTTCGCAAAAAATGATTACTGCCATGAAAGATGGTTCTTGGACAGCATTGGATAATGTTGAAAATTTAATTGTCCCAAACGATTTACAACGTGCGTTTGACAATAATCCGAAAGCATTTGAAAATTATCAAAATTTCAGTCCTTCCTATCGAAAAAGTTATTTGTATTGGTTGAACCAAGCAAAACGAGAAGCAACGCGCGAAAAACGAATTGCAGAGATTATTCGTTTGTGTGGTGAGAATGTGAAGAGTAGAGGGAATTGGTAG
- a CDS encoding M28 family peptidase, translating into MKKIITSLLFFSVAFAMSQTDSRLYDIIEAVSADRIENDIKTLANFGTRNTFSDTISETRGIGAARRWIKAEFDKTSKNCGNCLNVFYQKDFVTKEGNRRVPKDAWVVNVIAIQKGTKYPNRYIIMSGDIDSRASDTMDFTTDAPGANDNASGMAGTIEAARVLSNYKFENSIIYVGLSGEEQGLFGGQGLATYAKEKGWDIIGILNNDMIGNIEGVDGVIDNRSFRIFSEPVPADETERQRRSRRFYGGEVDGISRQLARYVHKKVKTYMPEMNPMLIYRLDRFGRGGHHRPFNDLGFAGIRIMEAHENYNRQHQDIREENGIKYGDVIEGVNFAYAKKLTAVNAINLASLAWSPSPPKEVEIGGIVEPSVKFRWKKSDDSNVVGYKIYWRDTTAPQWQHSRFVGDVTEFTLNGIVIDNYYFGIATVGKNGHESLIVFPAKTFR; encoded by the coding sequence ATGAAAAAAATCATCACTTCTCTCCTATTCTTTTCTGTTGCTTTCGCGATGTCACAAACCGATTCTCGTTTATACGACATCATAGAAGCTGTTTCGGCTGACCGAATTGAAAACGACATCAAAACGCTAGCAAACTTCGGAACTCGAAACACGTTTAGCGATACCATTTCGGAAACACGCGGAATTGGCGCGGCAAGACGCTGGATAAAAGCCGAATTTGACAAAACTTCTAAAAATTGTGGTAACTGTTTGAATGTTTTTTATCAGAAAGATTTTGTAACGAAAGAAGGAAATCGTCGTGTGCCAAAAGATGCTTGGGTTGTAAATGTAATTGCGATTCAGAAAGGAACAAAATATCCAAATCGATATATCATTATGAGCGGCGATATTGATTCGCGCGCAAGCGACACGATGGATTTTACCACAGATGCTCCAGGTGCAAACGACAACGCTTCTGGAATGGCTGGAACTATTGAAGCGGCACGCGTTTTATCAAACTATAAATTTGAAAATAGTATTATTTATGTGGGACTTTCTGGCGAAGAACAAGGATTATTTGGCGGACAAGGTTTGGCAACGTATGCAAAAGAAAAAGGTTGGGATATTATTGGCATTTTAAACAATGATATGATCGGAAATATTGAAGGTGTTGACGGCGTAATTGATAATCGTTCGTTCCGAATTTTCTCAGAACCAGTTCCTGCTGATGAAACCGAACGTCAACGCAGATCGCGTCGTTTTTATGGCGGTGAAGTTGATGGAATTTCAAGACAATTAGCGCGTTACGTTCATAAAAAAGTAAAAACATATATGCCAGAAATGAATCCGATGCTAATTTACAGATTGGATCGTTTTGGTCGTGGCGGACATCACAGACCTTTTAATGACTTAGGTTTTGCGGGAATCCGAATTATGGAAGCGCATGAAAATTACAATCGTCAGCATCAAGATATTCGAGAAGAAAATGGTATTAAATATGGTGATGTGATTGAAGGTGTTAATTTCGCATACGCGAAGAAACTCACTGCTGTAAATGCTATTAATTTGGCAAGTTTGGCTTGGTCACCTTCGCCACCAAAAGAGGTAGAAATTGGCGGAATTGTAGAACCGAGTGTGAAATTTCGTTGGAAAAAATCGGATGATTCAAATGTAGTTGGTTATAAAATTTATTGGCGAGACACAACAGCGCCACAATGGCAACATTCGCGCTTTGTTGGCGATGTCACTGAGTTTACATTGAACGGAATTGTGATTGATAATTATTACTTCGGAATTGCCACCGTTGGAAAAAATGGTCATGAAAGTTTGATCGTTTTCCCTGCGAAAACATTTAGATAA
- a CDS encoding TMEM175 family protein: MKHSKNRIESLSDGVFAFAATLMVVNIGANTDLSSLKEQLPMFVSFGISFFVMMALWKLHYNLFRRTSYVDNWIITYNIIFLFTILFYVFPLKSLASAAILKTRMSLDELSGLFQLYSIGFTLIFLCLTLMYRRAHKKDIKNKHPLNLFFYKRHFFIFVLVGLFSVILAYFNIGIRFGLPGLIYSILGLLCFLHSKKFQTKYPSNTITL, from the coding sequence ATGAAACACTCTAAAAATAGAATAGAATCATTGAGCGACGGCGTATTTGCCTTTGCTGCTACGCTTATGGTGGTTAATATTGGCGCCAATACCGATTTATCGTCACTTAAAGAACAACTGCCGATGTTTGTAAGTTTTGGAATCAGTTTTTTTGTGATGATGGCACTCTGGAAGTTACATTACAACCTTTTCAGACGCACGAGTTACGTTGATAATTGGATCATTACGTATAATATTATCTTTTTATTTACGATTTTATTCTACGTATTTCCCTTAAAATCATTGGCTTCCGCCGCAATATTAAAAACGCGTATGTCATTGGATGAACTTTCTGGACTATTTCAACTCTATAGCATAGGATTTACGCTTATATTTTTATGTTTAACATTAATGTATAGACGCGCACACAAAAAAGACATTAAAAACAAACATCCGCTGAATTTATTTTTTTACAAAAGACACTTTTTTATCTTTGTTTTAGTAGGATTATTTTCAGTAATACTCGCTTATTTCAATATCGGAATCCGATTCGGGTTACCAGGACTTATCTACTCTATTCTCGGACTTCTCTGTTTTTTACACAGCAAAAAATTTCAAACAAAATATCCATCAAACACTATTACCTTATGA